Genomic DNA from Methanofollis sp. W23:
CTCGATCTGCCAGTCGACAAGAATCATTGCGTAAGAGGTACGCACTCTGGGAGAATTAAGGTGTTCCCTGCCTGGGCATGTCGTGGTCGATGTGCCACTCAGCCCTGCGGAGGATGCCGTGGAGGGTTGAGACCTCACGGGTGGTCAGTGCCGTCCGCCCGAAGATCCGGCGCAGCATCAGCAGGGTGTTCTGTCGTTTGAAGTCTGGGTGGTCGATGCGCGCAAGAAATGTCCCGAAGTGATCGATGAGGGCCTCGCGCTCGGTCTTGCCCGCGACCCGGTAGGTGCCGCGGGGGAGGTGGGCGAGTTCATAGCAGACGATACCCACGGCGTGGGAGAGGTTCATGATCGGGTAGATCTCAGAGGTCGGGATGGTGCAGATGAGGTCGCAGCGTGAGACCTCCTCGTTGTTCAGTCCCCAGTTTTCCCGCCCGAAGAGGATGCTCACCCGTCCGTCGACATCGCTGAGGATCTCGCGTAGTTCGTTCGGCGCATAATAGGGCATCCGCATCGAGGTGCAGACCGACTTGGAGAGTTCGCCGGTCGTGGCCACGACCAGGTCGCTCTCTGCAAAGACTTCTTCCAGGCTCTTTCTTTCGGCGTGTTCCAGGACGTCGCGGGCATGCGAGGAGCGGGCGATGGCGTCGTCTCCGATCTCGCAGGGGTCGACGAGGACGAGGCGGGTGAACCCGAAGTTCTTCATCACCCGCGCCGCAAAACCGATATTCCCTTCGTAGAGGGGTTGGACCAGAACGATCTCGACCTC
This window encodes:
- a CDS encoding RNA methyltransferase — translated: MPEVEIVLVQPLYEGNIGFAARVMKNFGFTRLVLVDPCEIGDDAIARSSHARDVLEHAERKSLEEVFAESDLVVATTGELSKSVCTSMRMPYYAPNELREILSDVDGRVSILFGRENWGLNNEEVSRCDLICTIPTSEIYPIMNLSHAVGIVCYELAHLPRGTYRVAGKTEREALIDHFGTFLARIDHPDFKRQNTLLMLRRIFGRTALTTREVSTLHGILRRAEWHIDHDMPRQGTP